A stretch of the Microtus ochrogaster isolate Prairie Vole_2 linkage group LG2, MicOch1.0, whole genome shotgun sequence genome encodes the following:
- the LOC106144139 gene encoding disco-interacting protein 2 homolog A-like — protein MLILMFTERHDALYVVGSLDETLELRGMRYHPIDIETSVIRAHRNIAECAVFTWTNLLVVVVELDGLEQDALDLVALVTNVVLEEHYLVVGVVVIVDPGVIPINSRGEKQRMHLRDGFLADQLDPIYVAYNM, from the exons ATGCTCATCCTCATGTTCACAGAGCGACATGATGCACTGTATGTTGTTGGGTCTCTGGATGAAACGCTAGAGCTGAGAGGCATGCGGTACCACCCCATCGACATAGAAACCTCTGTGATCCGCGCACACAGGAACATTGCAGAATG TGCTGTGTTCACCTGGACCAatctgctggtggtggtggtggagctgGACGGTCTGGAGCAGGATGCCCTGGACCTGGTAGCACTGGTCACCAATGTCGTGCTGGAGGAACACTACCTTGTAGTGGGTGTGGTGGTCATCGTAGATCCCGGGGTGATCCCCATCAACTCTCGGGGTGAGAAGCAGCGCATGCACCTGCGCGACGGCTTCCTGGCTGACCAGCTGGACCCCATCTATGTGGCCTACAATATGTGA